From one Candidatus Lernaella stagnicola genomic stretch:
- a CDS encoding DUF2804 domain-containing protein has protein sequence MAPVALTDAPAILIAENGIPNYGNFRGPIAECNHECFDYTGLQRWPWSALHSTADKLLKRWQFVGVIDEGFVLGAAVIHLQYAGAGFAYVYDRNRRQLAEKNLKSPLAKNTAFSRSAAQGVSEIRVGNDFIRMQNTPADGRRELHLRCGEITAEVAFSENGDGVSTVTRMAMYGFGHTYKFVGLPATGHIVVGGEKVALSDKAMAILDWSSATPPRNTIWNWAAAAGHAASGKAVGVNFSTGLITSGYTENTVWIDGQPHMIGGVNFDYDQRDVLGKPWRVWTPEGDVDLEFTPDHERFEAANLLIAASRLHQPFGQFEGEIKVGRTKHDVTLYGFCEEHFAKW, from the coding sequence ATGGCGCCCGTTGCTCTCACCGATGCTCCGGCGATTTTGATCGCCGAAAACGGTATCCCGAATTACGGAAACTTCCGCGGCCCGATCGCCGAATGTAATCACGAGTGTTTTGACTATACGGGCCTGCAACGCTGGCCGTGGTCGGCGCTCCACAGCACAGCCGACAAGCTGCTGAAACGCTGGCAGTTCGTTGGCGTGATCGACGAGGGGTTCGTTTTGGGCGCGGCAGTGATTCACCTGCAATACGCGGGCGCGGGTTTTGCTTACGTCTACGACCGCAATCGACGGCAACTCGCCGAAAAGAACCTGAAATCGCCGTTGGCCAAGAACACGGCATTCTCGCGCTCGGCCGCGCAAGGCGTCAGCGAGATTCGCGTCGGGAACGACTTCATCCGTATGCAGAATACGCCGGCGGACGGCCGTCGCGAGTTGCACCTGCGCTGCGGCGAGATCACTGCGGAAGTCGCGTTTAGTGAGAACGGCGACGGCGTTTCGACGGTCACGCGGATGGCGATGTACGGCTTCGGCCACACGTACAAATTCGTCGGCCTGCCGGCGACCGGGCACATCGTGGTCGGCGGCGAGAAGGTCGCGTTGTCGGACAAAGCGATGGCGATTCTGGATTGGTCTTCGGCCACGCCGCCGCGCAACACAATTTGGAACTGGGCCGCGGCCGCCGGGCACGCCGCCTCCGGCAAGGCGGTGGGCGTGAATTTCTCAACCGGATTGATCACCTCGGGTTACACCGAAAACACGGTGTGGATCGACGGCCAACCGCATATGATCGGCGGCGTCAATTTCGACTACGACCAGCGGGACGTGCTGGGCAAACCGTGGCGCGTGTGGACGCCGGAGGGGGACGTGGACCTCGAGTTCACCCCCGATCACGAGCGTTTTGAGGCGGCCAACCTGCTGATCGCCGCGAGCCGTTTGCATCAACCCTTCGGCCAGTTCGAGGGCGAGATCAAAGTCGGTCGCACAAAGCACGACGTGACGCTCTACGGGTTCTGTGAGGAACACTTCGCCAAGTGGTAG